A single genomic interval of Fimbriimonadaceae bacterium harbors:
- a CDS encoding competence/damage-inducible protein A codes for MTAEIVSVGTELLMGQIADTNAQALGRMLPELGISHHFRQTVGDNLGRLTEALRLALGRSDIVFTIGGLGPTEDDLTRDGIAAALGVELVHDPEIEAGIRKIFEDRRLKWTESQRRQAMRPACAEALANPNGTAPGLFCRLGGKIVVAMPGPKGEFGPMLALVRDRLGTGDSVIHSRILRVAGMGESAVEDRIRAELASANPSVAPYAKPGEVHLRLTARAASTAEADAMLDPLEERIRGLLGDAVFGVDDQTLESVVLAMLREAGQTLAVAESCTGGGLGARLTSVPGASDVFLGGVITYANEAKARLLDVPLPVLEGAGAVSEECAEAMAAGARGSLGADWAVSITGIAGPDGGTEAKPVGTVWIAIAGPGRTKAHEFQFRGTREDIRGRSSQMALTLLRRALL; via the coding sequence ACGGTCGGGGACAATCTCGGGCGGCTGACCGAGGCGCTCCGACTTGCGTTGGGGCGCTCCGACATCGTGTTCACCATCGGGGGTCTGGGTCCCACGGAGGACGATCTCACGCGCGACGGCATCGCCGCCGCGCTCGGCGTGGAGCTCGTGCACGATCCCGAGATCGAGGCCGGCATCCGCAAGATCTTCGAGGACCGGCGGCTGAAGTGGACGGAGTCCCAGCGCCGCCAGGCGATGCGGCCCGCGTGCGCCGAGGCGCTCGCCAATCCCAACGGCACCGCTCCAGGGCTGTTCTGCCGGCTCGGCGGCAAGATCGTGGTGGCGATGCCCGGCCCCAAGGGCGAGTTCGGACCGATGCTCGCGTTGGTTCGCGACCGGTTAGGCACAGGGGACTCCGTGATCCACTCCCGCATCCTGCGCGTTGCGGGGATGGGGGAGAGCGCGGTCGAGGACCGCATCCGCGCGGAGTTGGCTTCCGCGAATCCCAGCGTCGCGCCCTACGCCAAACCCGGCGAGGTGCACCTTCGGCTCACGGCGCGCGCCGCGTCGACGGCAGAGGCCGACGCGATGCTCGATCCCCTCGAGGAGCGCATCCGCGGGCTGCTGGGGGATGCGGTGTTCGGGGTCGACGACCAGACTTTGGAGTCCGTGGTGCTCGCGATGCTCCGCGAGGCAGGGCAGACCTTGGCGGTGGCGGAAAGCTGCACCGGAGGGGGCCTGGGCGCGCGGCTGACGTCGGTGCCCGGCGCGTCCGACGTGTTCCTCGGCGGCGTCATCACCTATGCGAACGAGGCAAAAGCGCGGCTCCTGGACGTGCCGTTGCCCGTGCTCGAGGGTGCGGGCGCGGTGAGCGAAGAGTGCGCCGAGGCGATGGCCGCGGGAGCTCGGGGCTCCCTGGGGGCCGATTGGGCGGTCTCGATCACCGGCATCGCCGGCCCCGACGGGGGAACCGAAGCCAAACCCGTGGGCACGGTGTGGATCGCGATCGCCGGCCCAGGCCGAACCAAAGCGCACGAGTTTCAGTTCCGCGGCACGCGCGAGGACATCCGCGGCCGAAGCTCCCAAATGGCCCTCACCCTGTTGCGAAGAGCGCTGTTGTAA